A genomic window from Polaribacter gangjinensis includes:
- a CDS encoding deoxyhypusine synthase family protein: protein MNKPITNFIEKYFLHFNAAALVDAAKGYEKQLNDGSKMLVSLAGAMSTAELGKIFAEIIRKDKVQIISCTGANLEEDVMNLVAHSHYKRVPNYRDLTPQDEWDLLEKGLNRVTDTCIPEEEAFRRLQKHIVKIWKDAEAKGERYFPHEFMYKLLLSGVLEQYYEIDIKNSWMYAAAEKNLPMVVPGWEDSTMGNIFASYVLKGEIKASTMKSGIEYMTFLADWYTQNSENGIGFFQIGGGIAGDFPICVVPMLYQDMERTDTPFWSYFCQISDSTTSYGSYSGAVPNEKITWGKLDIDTPKFIIESDATIVAPLIFAYLLEM, encoded by the coding sequence ATGAATAAACCAATCACCAATTTTATAGAAAAATACTTTTTACATTTCAATGCAGCTGCTTTAGTAGATGCTGCAAAAGGATATGAAAAACAATTGAATGATGGCTCTAAAATGCTAGTTTCATTAGCAGGAGCTATGAGTACTGCTGAATTAGGAAAAATATTCGCAGAGATAATCAGAAAAGATAAAGTGCAAATTATTTCTTGTACAGGAGCGAATTTAGAGGAAGATGTAATGAATTTAGTAGCACATTCTCACTACAAACGTGTACCAAATTACCGTGATTTAACACCACAAGACGAATGGGATTTGTTAGAAAAAGGCTTGAACAGAGTAACAGATACCTGTATACCTGAAGAAGAAGCTTTTAGACGTCTACAAAAACACATCGTAAAAATCTGGAAAGATGCTGAAGCCAAAGGCGAACGTTATTTTCCACATGAATTCATGTACAAATTATTACTTTCAGGAGTTTTAGAACAGTATTATGAAATAGATATTAAAAACTCTTGGATGTATGCTGCTGCTGAGAAAAACCTACCAATGGTAGTTCCAGGTTGGGAAGATTCAACGATGGGAAATATTTTTGCATCCTATGTTTTAAAAGGAGAAATCAAAGCTAGTACCATGAAATCAGGAATTGAATACATGACCTTTTTGGCAGACTGGTACACGCAAAATTCTGAAAACGGAATCGGATTTTTTCAAATAGGAGGTGGTATTGCAGGTGATTTTCCAATCTGTGTTGTGCCTATGCTTTACCAAGATATGGAAAGAACTGACACGCCATTTTGGAGTTATTTCTGTCAAATTTCCGATTCAACAACCAGTTATGGTTCGTATTCAGGAGCTGTTCCTAACGAAAAAATTACGTGGGGTAAATTGGATATTGATACGCCAAAATTCATCATTGAAAGTGATGCCACCATTGTTGCACCTTTGATTTTTGCGTATTTATTAGAGATGTAA
- a CDS encoding carbon-nitrogen hydrolase family protein — translation MIKSIENIELKYLTINDYQELKQAMIEVYANMQNIYWEESQIQSLITKFPEGQIVIKINNQIAGCALSIILDYDKFDGHHTFKEITGNYTFKTHNSKGNVLYGIEIFIKPEYRGLRLGRRLYDYRKELCEQLNLKGIAFGGRIPNYHKFSAEISPKEYIEKVKRKEIHDPVLNFQISNDFHPSKVMKGYLEGDKESNEYAVLLEWDNVYYEKEKTQAATKKRVVRLGLIQWQMRLYKGLEGLMEQAEFFIDSVSAYRCDFALFPEFFNAPLMAENNHLPESQAIRELAKHTPGIVKKFSELAISYNINIITGSMPEVKNELLYNVGYLCKRDGSVERYEKLHVTPDEAKVWGMQGGSELKTFDTDCGKIGILICYDSEFPELSRLLADEGMDILFIPFLTDTQNGYSRVRHCAQARAIENECYVAIAGSVGNLPKVNNMDIQYAQSMVFTPCDFSFPANGIKAESTTNTEMILIADVDLDLLKDLNQFGSVRNLKDRRKDIFEVRKLQ, via the coding sequence ATGATTAAAAGTATCGAGAATATCGAATTAAAGTATCTGACTATCAATGATTATCAGGAGTTAAAACAAGCCATGATTGAGGTGTATGCAAATATGCAAAACATCTATTGGGAAGAATCTCAAATACAATCATTGATTACTAAATTTCCTGAAGGTCAAATTGTTATCAAAATAAATAATCAAATTGCAGGTTGTGCGCTATCTATAATTTTAGATTATGACAAGTTTGATGGTCATCATACTTTTAAAGAAATTACGGGTAATTATACTTTTAAAACTCACAATAGCAAAGGAAATGTATTGTATGGTATTGAAATTTTTATCAAACCAGAATACAGAGGTTTACGATTAGGAAGACGTTTGTACGATTATCGAAAAGAATTGTGCGAACAACTGAATCTAAAAGGTATTGCTTTTGGAGGTAGAATTCCGAATTACCATAAATTCTCTGCTGAAATTTCACCAAAAGAGTATATTGAAAAAGTAAAGCGCAAAGAAATTCACGATCCTGTTTTAAATTTTCAGATTTCTAATGATTTTCATCCATCAAAAGTGATGAAAGGATATTTAGAAGGCGATAAAGAATCTAATGAATATGCAGTTTTATTAGAGTGGGATAACGTATATTATGAAAAAGAAAAAACACAAGCGGCTACTAAAAAAAGGGTAGTTCGTTTGGGATTGATTCAATGGCAAATGCGTTTGTATAAAGGTTTAGAAGGATTGATGGAGCAAGCAGAGTTTTTCATAGATTCCGTTTCTGCTTACAGATGTGATTTTGCCTTATTTCCTGAATTTTTCAATGCGCCTTTAATGGCAGAAAACAATCATTTACCAGAATCTCAAGCAATTAGAGAATTGGCAAAACATACACCAGGAATTGTAAAAAAGTTTTCAGAATTAGCGATTTCTTACAACATCAATATCATTACTGGGAGTATGCCCGAAGTAAAAAATGAATTATTGTACAATGTTGGCTATTTGTGTAAGCGTGATGGAAGTGTAGAACGTTATGAAAAATTACACGTAACACCAGATGAAGCAAAAGTTTGGGGTATGCAAGGTGGAAGTGAATTAAAAACCTTTGATACGGATTGTGGAAAAATAGGGATTTTAATTTGTTATGATTCAGAATTTCCTGAATTAAGTAGACTTTTAGCAGATGAAGGTATGGATATTTTATTCATTCCTTTTTTAACAGATACTCAAAATGGCTACTCAAGAGTGCGTCATTGTGCACAAGCAAGAGCCATTGAAAACGAGTGCTATGTTGCCATTGCAGGAAGTGTTGGTAATTTACCAAAAGTAAATAATATGGATATTCAGTACGCACAATCTATGGTATTTACGCCTTGTGATTTTTCATTTCCAGCAAACGGAATCAAAGCAGAATCAACTACCAATACCGAAATGATTTTAATTGCAGATGTTGATTTAGATTTACTGAAAGATTTGAATCAATTTGGAAGCGTACGAAATTTAAAAGATAGAAGAAAAGACATTTTTGAAGTGCGAAAACTTCAATAA